A genome region from Blautia coccoides includes the following:
- a CDS encoding MATE family efflux transporter has protein sequence MVKSLTEGKPLKLLFFFALPMVIGNFFQQLYNMVDSMVVGKFVGEDALAAVGSSFPVVFLAVAIAAGLSMGCTVVISQLFGAGQIREMKTTISTALIALGVIGLAIMAAGELAAGPLLKILGTDPDIMADSLIYLRIYFGGAVFLFLYNTLNGIYNALGDSNTPLKFLMVSALTNIGLDLLFVIRFHMGVAGVAWATLIAQGLCAVASFFVLIRRMKAMENEPAAADKKFAFFEANAARRIARVGVPSMLQQSIVSLSMMFMQGLVNSYGKVFVAGYTAATKIDTLAMMPNMNFSNAMSSYTAQNIGAGKEKRVVQGYKACLLMVLIFSLIITGIIYLFGPQLLSLFLNSGSEGSAMGYGLKYMKTVSVFYVLMGLMFVGNGLLRGAGDMGAFMLSSMSNLFSRVAIAYLLAHFIGSSAIWWSIPIGWGIGALFSFIRVQSGKWKLKKLVN, from the coding sequence ATGGTAAAAAGTCTGACAGAGGGAAAGCCTCTCAAGCTGCTTTTTTTCTTTGCCCTGCCCATGGTCATAGGAAACTTTTTTCAGCAGCTCTATAATATGGTAGATTCCATGGTGGTGGGAAAATTTGTGGGTGAGGATGCCCTCGCCGCTGTAGGTTCCTCTTTTCCCGTTGTTTTTCTGGCCGTAGCCATCGCTGCCGGTCTTTCCATGGGATGTACCGTTGTCATTTCCCAGCTCTTTGGAGCCGGGCAGATCCGAGAGATGAAGACCACTATCTCCACTGCACTGATAGCATTAGGGGTGATCGGACTGGCTATCATGGCAGCCGGTGAACTGGCAGCCGGCCCGCTTCTGAAGATTCTTGGAACAGACCCCGATATCATGGCGGATTCCCTCATCTATCTGAGGATCTATTTTGGAGGAGCGGTCTTCCTGTTTCTTTACAACACTTTAAACGGTATCTACAATGCCCTGGGAGACAGTAATACACCTCTTAAATTTCTAATGGTATCAGCTCTGACAAACATCGGGCTTGACCTGCTCTTTGTTATCCGTTTCCATATGGGCGTGGCAGGTGTTGCCTGGGCAACGCTGATCGCGCAGGGTCTGTGCGCAGTGGCCTCCTTCTTTGTCCTGATCAGGAGAATGAAGGCTATGGAAAATGAGCCTGCTGCCGCTGATAAAAAATTCGCCTTTTTTGAAGCCAACGCAGCCCGCAGGATCGCCCGTGTGGGTGTTCCCTCCATGCTGCAGCAGTCCATAGTCTCTCTGAGTATGATGTTCATGCAGGGACTGGTCAACTCTTACGGCAAGGTTTTCGTTGCCGGCTATACGGCAGCCACAAAAATTGATACGCTGGCCATGATGCCCAACATGAACTTTTCAAATGCCATGTCAAGCTACACGGCACAGAATATCGGAGCCGGAAAAGAGAAACGTGTAGTCCAAGGCTATAAAGCCTGTCTGCTCATGGTACTTATTTTTTCCTTAATCATCACCGGTATCATTTATCTTTTCGGTCCACAGCTCCTCAGTCTGTTCCTGAACAGCGGTTCTGAGGGAAGCGCTATGGGATACGGGCTGAAATATATGAAGACCGTCTCTGTGTTCTATGTATTAATGGGGCTTATGTTTGTGGGCAACGGCCTTCTGAGAGGTGCCGGGGATATGGGCGCTTTTATGTTAAGCTCCATGTCCAACCTATTCTCCAGAGTTGCCATCGCATACCTTCTGGCTCATTTCATCGGTTCCAGCGCGATTTGGTGGTCCATTCCCATCGGATGGGGAATCGGTGCCCTATTCTCCTTTATCCGTGTACAGAGCGGAAAATGGAAACTGAAAAAGCTGGTAAACTAA
- a CDS encoding ROK family protein gives MKKYRIGMDLGGTNIKTSLFAKDFLAVAEQRTPTMVQLGSDGVLERMENNIRELLSKAGAVTEEVECMGMGVPGLLDIENGISLFSPNFPKWENVPIAGWFKERLGIPVFIDNDVRVNLYGECYFGAGKGKKNVVLLTLGTGLGAGVMIDGHILYGATGSMGEIGHMNMYREGRPCRCKSSGCLGRYVSALGLLRTVKEKIEAKEETILTDWVGNPDEITAEMVSRAFDAGDLLAREAMEETGEILGFGLVNVINLYNPECVIIGGGMSAAGERLLSKARKIVDTHALEISRKACTIVTAQLGDASGMLGAAKAASIKMAEQIRDIR, from the coding sequence ATGAAAAAATATAGGATCGGAATGGATCTGGGAGGAACGAATATCAAGACATCTCTGTTTGCAAAGGATTTTTTGGCTGTGGCTGAACAGAGGACACCGACCATGGTCCAACTGGGCTCTGATGGGGTTCTGGAACGGATGGAGAATAATATCAGGGAGCTTTTGTCAAAGGCAGGGGCAGTGACAGAGGAAGTGGAGTGCATGGGAATGGGAGTGCCGGGACTTTTGGATATAGAAAACGGCATCTCCCTGTTTTCGCCTAATTTTCCCAAGTGGGAAAATGTTCCCATTGCCGGATGGTTTAAAGAGCGGCTGGGCATTCCGGTATTTATTGACAATGATGTCCGGGTAAATTTGTACGGAGAGTGTTATTTCGGCGCGGGTAAGGGAAAAAAGAATGTTGTGCTTCTGACTCTGGGAACAGGTTTAGGTGCAGGAGTTATGATAGACGGACACATCCTGTACGGTGCAACCGGCAGTATGGGTGAAATCGGCCATATGAATATGTATCGGGAGGGAAGGCCCTGCCGCTGTAAAAGCTCCGGCTGTCTGGGGCGTTATGTGTCTGCTCTGGGACTTTTAAGGACGGTAAAAGAAAAGATAGAGGCAAAAGAGGAGACAATACTTACAGACTGGGTCGGGAATCCGGATGAGATCACAGCCGAAATGGTATCCAGAGCTTTTGATGCGGGGGATCTGCTTGCAAGAGAGGCTATGGAGGAGACAGGGGAAATCCTGGGATTTGGACTTGTAAATGTGATAAATTTATATAATCCTGAATGTGTGATCATTGGAGGCGGTATGTCTGCGGCAGGGGAACGCCTTTTGTCGAAGGCGAGAAAGATCGTGGATACCCATGCGCTGGAGATTTCCAGAAAGGCCTGTACCATTGTTACGGCCCAGCTTGGCGATGCGTCGGGAATGCTGGGGGCAGCGAAGGCCGCCTCTATTAAAATGGCAGAGCAAATAAGAGATATAAGATAA
- a CDS encoding ribonucleotide-diphosphate reductase subunit beta, translating into MMEMKKKPLFNPQGDREVQNRRMVGGNTTNLNDFNNMKYTWVSDWYRQAMNNFWIPEEINLNVDVRDYTGLPKKERRAYDKILSFLVFLDSIQTANLPAVSEYITANEINLCLSIQAFQEAVHSQSYSYMLDTICEPQKRTEVLYQWRDDEHLLKRNTFIGSLYNDFQQKKDMFTFMKTIVANYILEGIYFYSGFMFFYNLGRNHKMPGTAQVIRYINRDENTHLWLFRNILMELKKEEPQMFIADKVNVYREMIKEGCEQEMTWAAYVIGEDIAGLNGEMVRDYIKYLGNLRCAGLGFENIYEGCETEPESMRWVGQYSNANLIKTDFFEARSTAYAKSSALVDDL; encoded by the coding sequence CTGATGGAAATGAAGAAAAAACCACTGTTTAATCCCCAGGGAGACAGGGAAGTACAGAACCGCAGAATGGTAGGCGGCAATACAACAAATTTAAATGACTTCAATAATATGAAATATACCTGGGTCAGTGACTGGTACCGCCAGGCTATGAACAATTTTTGGATTCCGGAAGAGATCAATTTGAATGTGGATGTGAGAGACTATACCGGTCTGCCAAAGAAAGAGAGACGGGCATATGATAAGATCCTTTCTTTCCTTGTCTTTCTTGACAGTATCCAGACTGCCAATCTGCCGGCAGTCAGTGAGTATATTACAGCAAACGAGATCAATCTGTGCCTCTCCATCCAGGCTTTTCAGGAGGCAGTGCACAGCCAGAGCTACAGCTATATGCTGGATACCATCTGTGAGCCGCAGAAACGCACAGAGGTTCTGTACCAGTGGAGGGATGACGAGCATCTGCTGAAAAGAAATACCTTTATCGGAAGTCTCTATAATGATTTCCAGCAAAAAAAAGATATGTTCACCTTTATGAAGACCATCGTTGCGAATTATATTTTGGAGGGTATTTATTTTTACAGCGGATTTATGTTTTTCTATAATCTTGGCAGGAACCATAAGATGCCGGGCACAGCACAGGTCATCCGGTATATCAACCGGGATGAAAATACACATCTGTGGCTGTTCAGGAATATTCTCATGGAACTGAAAAAGGAAGAACCCCAAATGTTTATCGCAGACAAAGTAAATGTCTACCGGGAGATGATTAAGGAGGGCTGCGAACAGGAAATGACCTGGGCGGCTTATGTGATCGGTGAGGATATTGCCGGGCTTAACGGGGAAATGGTCAGGGATTATATTAAATATCTGGGTAATCTGCGCTGCGCCGGTCTGGGATTTGAAAACATTTACGAGGGCTGTGAGACTGAGCCGGAGAGCATGCGCTGGGTGGGTCAGTACAGCAATGCAAACCTGATCAAAACGGACTTTTTTGAAGCCAGAAGCACGGCTTACGCAAAGAGCAGTGCACTGGTGGATGATTTATAA
- a CDS encoding ribonucleoside-diphosphate reductase subunit alpha, which produces MIIIKRNGQTEPYDIQKIKNAVLLAFKSVGQVYKEEEIEKVAELAEYKIKKDCPQESCQLQVEQIQDIVERSLTELNHYEVLKSFILYRNERSRRREARRKIMEYFREAEELDTVLKEIQREYTDHVYHLEHLHAKFLTFYRDGIQVEERLDLLKKAAVELTTQEAPLWEFAAGRILHLQFTRRLEQELKKFQIHDFYEKIHCLTEMGLYGGYILENYSKEEILRYETYMQEDRNHLFNYSGLELLLNRYVIKSRQNVPLESVQEMFLGIAMHLAMPEKKDRDMWVQRFYDILSTLKVTMATPTLSNARKPYHQLSSCFIDTVPDSLDGIYRSIDNFAKVSKFGGGMGLYFGKVRAAGSDIRGFEGAAGGVIRWIKLANDTAVAVDQLGVRQGAVAVYLDAWHRDLPEFLNLRTNNGDDRMKAHDVFPAVCYPDLFWRTAKENIEGDWYLMCPHEILTVKGYALEDSFGPEWERKYMECVADSRIKKRVIPIKELIRLVIRSAAETGTPFTFNRDTVNKANPNSHRGMIYCSNLCTEIAQNMSPIEQVEQRTETVDGETVVVTVTRPGEFVVCNLASLSLGRIDVDNRQEIEEITRSAVRALDNVIDLNFFPVPYAKINNMKYRPVGLGVSGYHHMLAKKGVLWESEEHLKLVDRIFEDINYAAVKASSENAQEKGCYAYFRGSDWESGAYFEKRAYVSDRWRLLRDQVKTGGMRNGYLLAVAPTSSTSMIAGTTAGVDPVMNRYFLEEKKNGLVPRVAPELNPDTYWYYKNAHHIGQEWSVRACGIRQRHIDQAQSMNLYITNDYTFRQVLNLYLLAWEEGVKTIYYIRSRSLEVEECEVCAS; this is translated from the coding sequence ATGATCATCATAAAAAGAAATGGGCAGACAGAGCCTTATGACATACAGAAAATAAAGAACGCGGTCCTACTGGCATTTAAAAGTGTCGGACAGGTATATAAAGAGGAAGAAATTGAAAAGGTAGCAGAACTGGCAGAATATAAGATTAAAAAGGACTGTCCCCAGGAATCCTGTCAGCTTCAGGTAGAACAGATCCAGGACATTGTAGAGCGTTCCCTGACGGAGCTTAATCACTATGAGGTACTGAAAAGCTTCATATTATATAGGAACGAGAGGAGCAGGAGGCGGGAAGCCAGAAGAAAGATCATGGAGTATTTCCGGGAGGCAGAAGAACTGGACACAGTTCTCAAGGAGATACAGAGAGAATATACGGACCATGTCTACCACCTGGAACATCTCCATGCAAAATTTCTCACATTTTACAGAGATGGAATACAAGTGGAGGAACGTCTGGACCTGCTGAAAAAGGCGGCAGTAGAGCTTACTACTCAGGAGGCGCCTCTCTGGGAATTTGCTGCGGGCCGAATTCTGCACCTGCAGTTTACCCGCCGCTTAGAGCAGGAACTGAAAAAATTCCAGATACACGATTTTTATGAAAAGATCCATTGCCTTACAGAGATGGGGCTTTACGGCGGCTATATTCTGGAAAATTATTCAAAGGAGGAGATCCTCAGGTACGAGACCTATATGCAGGAGGACAGAAATCATCTGTTCAATTACTCTGGACTGGAACTTCTTTTAAACCGATATGTGATCAAAAGCCGCCAGAATGTTCCCCTGGAAAGTGTACAGGAGATGTTTCTGGGCATTGCCATGCATCTGGCTATGCCGGAAAAAAAGGACAGAGATATGTGGGTTCAGCGTTTCTATGACATACTCAGTACCTTAAAAGTGACTATGGCTACTCCTACGCTGTCAAATGCCAGAAAACCATATCATCAGTTATCCTCCTGTTTCATAGACACGGTACCGGACAGCCTGGACGGAATTTACCGCAGCATTGACAATTTCGCAAAGGTCAGCAAATTCGGCGGGGGAATGGGACTGTATTTTGGAAAGGTGCGAGCAGCAGGCAGTGACATCCGTGGTTTTGAGGGGGCGGCAGGCGGTGTGATACGCTGGATCAAACTGGCAAATGACACGGCAGTGGCGGTGGACCAGTTAGGTGTCAGACAGGGAGCAGTGGCAGTGTACCTGGACGCCTGGCACAGGGATCTCCCGGAGTTTTTGAATCTGCGCACAAATAACGGGGATGACCGGATGAAAGCACACGACGTATTTCCTGCAGTCTGCTATCCGGATCTGTTCTGGAGGACAGCAAAGGAGAACATTGAGGGGGACTGGTATCTCATGTGTCCCCATGAAATCCTTACAGTGAAAGGATATGCGCTGGAAGACTCTTTTGGCCCGGAATGGGAGAGAAAGTACATGGAATGCGTGGCTGACAGCAGGATCAAAAAAAGGGTGATCCCCATAAAGGAACTGATCCGATTGGTGATCCGAAGTGCTGCTGAGACAGGAACACCGTTTACTTTCAACAGAGATACGGTGAATAAGGCAAATCCAAACAGCCACAGGGGAATGATCTACTGCAGCAACCTCTGCACAGAGATCGCCCAGAATATGAGTCCCATTGAACAGGTGGAGCAGAGAACCGAGACCGTGGATGGGGAGACAGTGGTTGTGACGGTAACACGTCCCGGGGAATTTGTAGTGTGTAATCTGGCAAGTCTTTCCCTGGGAAGGATTGATGTGGATAACAGACAGGAGATAGAGGAGATTACAAGAAGTGCTGTGAGGGCACTTGACAATGTCATTGACTTGAATTTCTTCCCGGTTCCCTATGCGAAGATCAACAACATGAAATACCGCCCTGTGGGATTGGGGGTCAGCGGATATCACCATATGCTGGCTAAAAAAGGCGTTCTCTGGGAGTCTGAGGAACATTTGAAATTGGTAGACCGGATATTTGAAGATATCAATTATGCCGCTGTGAAGGCGAGCAGTGAAAATGCACAGGAAAAGGGATGCTATGCGTATTTCCGGGGGAGCGACTGGGAGAGCGGTGCATATTTTGAAAAACGGGCATATGTCTCAGATCGCTGGCGTCTGCTCAGAGATCAGGTGAAAACCGGGGGAATGCGCAATGGCTATCTTCTGGCGGTTGCGCCCACAAGTAGTACCAGTATGATCGCGGGAACCACGGCGGGCGTAGATCCAGTGATGAACCGGTACTTTTTGGAGGAGAAAAAGAATGGCCTTGTGCCCCGTGTGGCACCGGAACTGAATCCCGATACGTACTGGTATTACAAAAACGCGCATCATATCGGCCAGGAATGGTCGGTCCGTGCCTGCGGGATCCGGCAGCGCCATATTGACCAGGCCCAGAGTATGAACCTGTATATAACCAATGACTATACCTTCCGGCAGGTTCTGAATCTTTATCTGCTGGCCTGGGAAGAAGGGGTTAAGACGATATATTATATCCGTTCCAGAAGTCTGGAAGTAGAGGAATGTGAGGTGTGCGCAAGCTGA
- a CDS encoding pyruvate carboxylase gives MENERCGKNFKKVMAANRGEIAIRIFRACCDLGRSTVAIYSKEDEYNVFRTKADESYMIGENKSPLGAYLDIGMIIDIARKHKVDAIHPGYGFLSENADFARACEESGIAFIGPPSHVLEKMGDKLSAKEIAKRCGVPTVPGSTMPIRDADEAVELAASYGFPVILKASAGGGGRGMRRCADEQEVRDTFPLVQSEALKAFGCGDIFIEKFLEEPKHIEVQILADQYGNIVHLFERDCSLQRRYQKVVEFTPAFAISQDIREKICGDAVKIAKEVGYVNAGTVEFLVDRKGGYYFIEMNPRIQVEHTVTEMVTDIDIVRAQVLIAEGKTLAAPEIGIERQEDVKRHGFAIQCRVTTEDPQNNFAPDTGKVTAYRTGGGFGVRLDGGNTYAGAEISPYYDSLLVKVTTHDNTFEGACNKSLRALSETRVRGVKTNIGFIENILMHPMFRTGKCHTKFIDETPELFSIKSSQDRATKMLKYIGNIVVNDPTAGKYRYEPPRFPKVTGTRRDGLKQILDTQGPEAVKQWVLEQKKLLITDTTMRDAHQSLLATRVRTRDMVKGAEGTAEILADAFSLEMWGGATFDVAYRFLKESPWERLDLLREKIPNIPFQMLLRGANAVGYTNYPDNLIREFVKEAARSGIDVFRIFDSLNWIPGMEIALDEVLNQNKIAEATLCYTGDVSDPKEDKYTLGYYTEMAKELEHRGAHILCIKDMSGLLKPYAAYKLVKALKQETGLPIHLHTHDTSGNQIAALLMAAEAGADIVDTAVSSMSSLTSQPSMNSLVAALQGQKRDTGLSLERLQELTDYWSDVRERYRSFEGGIKYPATDIYRYEIPGGQYTNLKPQVESLGLGHRFEEVKEMYRTVNEMLGGLVKVTPSSKMVGDMAIFMVQNDLTPDNIVERGENLTFPDSAVSYFKGMMGQPRWGFPKELQRVVLRGEEPVTCRPGELLPPMDFEAARERLKQFVPEPDWRMVISWCFYPKVVEDFLKSRREYGYITRLGSHVYFHGLAEGETNRVEIEDGKTLVIKYLGKSELNPDGTRNVFFELNGIRREISVQDKSAKVTVESIPMADPNDLSHVGASIPGLVSKILVKPGEKVRRNQVLAVVEAMKMETNVIALMDGEMDKILVKEGKEIKAGELLMTVKTVK, from the coding sequence ATGGAAAATGAAAGGTGCGGCAAAAATTTTAAGAAAGTGATGGCAGCGAACAGAGGAGAGATTGCCATCCGTATTTTCAGGGCGTGCTGTGATTTGGGGCGCAGTACGGTTGCAATTTATTCAAAAGAGGACGAATACAACGTATTTCGGACAAAGGCGGATGAATCTTACATGATAGGGGAAAATAAAAGCCCTTTAGGTGCTTATCTTGATATTGGGATGATCATTGATATCGCCAGGAAGCACAAGGTGGATGCGATCCATCCGGGCTATGGATTTCTCTCTGAAAACGCAGATTTTGCCAGAGCCTGTGAGGAGAGCGGGATCGCTTTTATCGGACCGCCGTCTCATGTGCTGGAGAAGATGGGCGATAAGCTCAGTGCAAAGGAAATTGCAAAACGCTGCGGCGTACCAACAGTTCCCGGTTCTACAATGCCCATCCGGGATGCGGATGAGGCCGTGGAGCTGGCAGCATCTTATGGCTTTCCGGTGATATTAAAGGCATCCGCAGGCGGCGGAGGAAGGGGGATGCGCCGGTGTGCGGATGAACAGGAAGTGAGAGATACGTTTCCCCTGGTACAGAGCGAAGCACTGAAAGCCTTTGGATGCGGTGATATTTTCATAGAAAAGTTTCTGGAAGAGCCAAAGCATATTGAGGTTCAGATACTGGCAGACCAGTATGGCAATATCGTACATCTTTTTGAGCGGGATTGTTCTCTGCAGCGGCGCTATCAGAAGGTGGTGGAGTTCACGCCTGCATTTGCCATTTCACAGGATATACGGGAAAAAATCTGTGGAGACGCGGTAAAAATAGCAAAAGAAGTAGGCTATGTGAATGCGGGAACAGTAGAGTTTCTGGTTGACCGGAAGGGCGGGTATTATTTTATTGAAATGAATCCCAGGATCCAGGTAGAACACACGGTCACGGAAATGGTCACAGACATTGATATTGTCCGTGCCCAGGTTCTCATTGCCGAGGGGAAGACTCTGGCAGCACCGGAAATCGGAATTGAACGGCAGGAGGATGTGAAGCGGCATGGATTTGCCATCCAGTGTCGTGTGACTACAGAGGATCCCCAGAATAATTTTGCGCCGGATACGGGAAAAGTTACAGCCTACCGGACCGGCGGGGGATTCGGGGTTCGTCTGGACGGCGGTAATACCTATGCCGGGGCAGAGATATCTCCTTACTATGACAGTCTCCTCGTAAAAGTGACCACCCATGACAACACCTTTGAGGGGGCCTGCAACAAATCTCTCAGGGCACTCAGCGAGACCAGGGTGCGGGGGGTGAAGACGAACATCGGGTTTATTGAAAATATTTTAATGCATCCCATGTTCCGCACTGGAAAATGTCACACAAAATTTATTGACGAGACCCCGGAACTGTTTTCCATCAAAAGCTCTCAGGACAGGGCTACAAAAATGCTGAAATACATAGGCAACATTGTGGTAAATGATCCCACTGCCGGAAAGTACCGCTATGAGCCGCCCCGTTTTCCAAAGGTGACAGGAACGAGAAGAGACGGATTGAAGCAGATATTGGATACACAGGGACCGGAGGCAGTAAAGCAGTGGGTGCTGGAACAGAAAAAGCTGCTCATTACAGATACCACCATGCGGGATGCCCACCAGTCGCTTCTGGCTACCAGAGTGAGAACACGTGATATGGTAAAAGGAGCGGAAGGGACAGCGGAGATACTGGCAGATGCATTTTCCCTGGAAATGTGGGGAGGTGCCACCTTTGACGTGGCCTACCGTTTTCTGAAGGAATCGCCCTGGGAGCGCCTTGACCTGCTCAGGGAAAAGATCCCAAACATTCCTTTCCAGATGCTGCTGCGCGGTGCCAACGCGGTTGGATATACCAATTATCCTGACAACCTGATACGGGAATTTGTGAAGGAGGCGGCCAGGAGCGGAATTGATGTGTTCCGTATCTTTGATTCCCTGAACTGGATACCGGGAATGGAAATTGCACTGGATGAGGTGCTGAACCAGAATAAGATCGCAGAGGCAACCCTTTGTTATACCGGGGACGTATCTGACCCGAAAGAGGATAAATATACACTGGGATATTACACGGAGATGGCGAAAGAACTGGAACACCGCGGTGCCCATATTCTATGCATCAAAGACATGTCAGGGCTTCTCAAACCTTATGCTGCGTATAAGCTGGTGAAAGCTCTGAAACAGGAAACAGGCCTTCCTATTCATCTTCACACCCATGATACCAGCGGTAACCAGATCGCAGCTCTGCTCATGGCAGCGGAGGCCGGGGCAGACATTGTGGACACTGCCGTTTCCAGTATGTCGTCCCTTACCAGCCAGCCTTCCATGAATTCTCTTGTGGCGGCACTTCAGGGACAGAAGAGAGACACCGGACTGTCGCTGGAACGTCTGCAGGAGCTGACAGATTACTGGAGTGATGTAAGGGAGAGATACCGCTCCTTTGAGGGAGGAATCAAATACCCTGCAACAGATATATACCGCTATGAAATACCGGGAGGCCAGTACACCAATCTGAAACCCCAGGTGGAGAGCCTTGGACTGGGCCATAGGTTTGAGGAAGTAAAAGAGATGTACCGGACGGTCAATGAGATGCTGGGAGGACTTGTAAAAGTGACCCCGTCTTCAAAAATGGTAGGTGATATGGCAATTTTCATGGTTCAGAATGACCTGACACCGGATAATATTGTGGAACGGGGAGAAAATCTCACATTCCCGGACTCCGCGGTCAGCTATTTTAAGGGAATGATGGGGCAGCCCCGCTGGGGATTTCCAAAAGAACTGCAGAGGGTAGTTCTGAGAGGGGAGGAGCCAGTCACATGCCGTCCCGGCGAACTGCTTCCGCCTATGGATTTTGAAGCGGCCAGGGAAAGACTAAAACAATTTGTGCCGGAGCCTGACTGGAGAATGGTCATAAGCTGGTGCTTTTATCCCAAGGTAGTGGAGGATTTCCTTAAGAGCCGCAGGGAATACGGTTACATCACCCGCCTGGGCAGCCACGTATATTTCCACGGGCTTGCCGAGGGAGAGACCAACCGGGTGGAGATAGAGGACGGAAAGACACTGGTCATAAAATATCTGGGCAAGAGCGAACTGAACCCGGACGGAACCAGAAATGTGTTTTTTGAACTGAACGGTATACGGAGGGAAATTTCCGTGCAGGATAAGAGTGCCAAGGTGACTGTGGAATCCATACCTATGGCTGATCCCAATGACCTGAGCCATGTGGGTGCCTCCATACCCGGTCTGGTGAGCAAGATACTTGTAAAGCCGGGAGAAAAAGTGAGGAGAAACCAGGTTCTCGCGGTGGTTGAGGCTATGAAGATGGAGACAAACGTCATCGCTCTCATGGATGGGGAGATGGATAAGATCCTTGTAAAAGAAGGAAAGGAAATTAAGGCGGGAGAACTGTTGATGACAGTTAAGACGGTAAAATAA
- a CDS encoding catalase gives MEENKWKLTNEAGAPVAENEHSVTAGPRGPVVMQDVWLMEKLAHFDREVIPERRMHAKGWGAYGKLTVTHDISKFTKAKVLQPGAETELFIRFSTVAGERGAADAERDIRGVAVKFYTEEGNWDLVGNNTPTFFLRDVHNFPDLNRAVKRDPRTGMRSAQNNWDFWTLLPETFHQTTIVMSDRGIPASFRNMHFYGEHTYSFYNAKNERFWCKFHFQTQQGIKNLTDEEAQKICGMDRESHGRDLFEAIERGDHPKWTMYVQIMTEEQARSHYENPFDITKIWRHGEFPLIEVGELELNRNPENYFAEVEQAAFTPAHVVPGIGFSPDKFLQGRLFVYGDAHRYRLGVNYNEIPVNRAKCQVNDYHRDGAMRVDGNYGRAPSYSPNSAGVWSSQPEVMEPPLDLSGAMYAYDPADDPTDDCFRAGGDLWRLLKEDKKELLIRNTARNIEPVTDNIKYRHAIHCYWADTEYGERITEAMHLDLNRVKELAEGDHDSPIRATLK, from the coding sequence ATGGAAGAAAACAAATGGAAACTTACAAACGAAGCCGGCGCACCTGTGGCAGAGAACGAGCATTCTGTGACAGCAGGACCAAGAGGCCCGGTGGTTATGCAGGACGTCTGGCTGATGGAGAAGCTGGCCCATTTTGACCGGGAGGTGATCCCGGAGCGCAGAATGCATGCAAAGGGATGGGGAGCCTACGGGAAGCTTACGGTTACTCATGATATTTCCAAATTTACAAAAGCAAAAGTTTTACAGCCCGGAGCCGAGACAGAGCTTTTTATCCGTTTTTCCACGGTTGCCGGGGAACGCGGGGCTGCGGACGCGGAACGTGATATCCGTGGTGTGGCAGTGAAATTTTATACAGAAGAGGGAAACTGGGATCTGGTTGGAAACAACACGCCCACATTTTTCCTGCGTGATGTACATAATTTTCCTGATCTGAACCGGGCAGTAAAGCGGGATCCAAGGACCGGTATGCGTTCTGCGCAGAACAATTGGGATTTCTGGACACTGCTTCCTGAGACCTTCCATCAGACTACCATTGTGATGTCTGACAGGGGAATACCGGCATCTTTCAGAAATATGCATTTTTACGGTGAGCACACTTATTCTTTTTATAATGCAAAAAATGAACGGTTCTGGTGTAAATTCCATTTCCAAACACAGCAGGGGATTAAAAATCTGACGGATGAAGAGGCGCAGAAGATTTGCGGCATGGACAGGGAAAGCCATGGGCGTGATCTTTTTGAAGCGATTGAGCGGGGGGATCATCCCAAATGGACCATGTATGTGCAGATCATGACAGAAGAACAGGCCCGCAGCCATTATGAGAATCCTTTTGATATTACAAAAATCTGGAGACACGGAGAGTTTCCGCTGATAGAGGTTGGTGAGCTGGAGCTTAACAGAAATCCGGAGAATTATTTTGCGGAAGTTGAGCAGGCTGCATTTACGCCTGCCCATGTGGTGCCGGGAATCGGATTTTCACCGGACAAGTTTCTGCAGGGGCGTCTGTTTGTATATGGAGATGCCCACAGATACCGTTTGGGAGTCAATTACAATGAGATTCCGGTGAACCGTGCAAAATGCCAGGTGAATGATTATCACCGGGACGGCGCTATGCGTGTGGATGGGAATTATGGAAGAGCGCCTTCCTACTCTCCAAACAGCGCAGGTGTATGGTCCTCACAGCCGGAAGTCATGGAACCGCCCCTTGATTTGTCAGGGGCCATGTACGCCTATGATCCCGCAGATGATCCTACTGATGACTGTTTCAGAGCGGGCGGGGATCTGTGGCGTTTGTTAAAAGAAGATAAGAAGGAGCTTTTGATCAGAAATACGGCCAGAAATATTGAACCGGTGACAGACAATATCAAGTATCGCCATGCGATTCACTGCTACTGGGCAGATACGGAATACGGAGAACGGATCACAGAGGCTATGCATTTGGACCTGAACCGGGTAAAGGAATTGGCAGAGGGGGATCATGACAGTCCGATCCGGGCAACTTTAAAGTGA